From a region of the Flavobacterium sediminilitoris genome:
- the bla gene encoding class A beta-lactamase, subclass A2 has translation MIKTFRFTTLLILYLSCQTFAQTIEPLRQKIQKIVATKNATIGISIIGNNAKDTLSINGDKHLPMQSVYKFPIALAVLSEVDKGKLSLNQKINITKEDLHQNTWSPIREKYPNGTTLSLSEVIKYTVSDSDNIGCDILLKLLGGTKKVEDYFYSINFKNISIKATEEEMHKEWNVQFQNWITPKAASELLELFYYNKKKLLSKESHNFIWKVMSETWTGNKRLKGKLPIGTIVAHKTGTSDTNSEGLTPAVNDIGIVFTKNGHFFINIFVTNSKESTETNEKIIADIAKLTWDYFEAKNK, from the coding sequence ATGATTAAGACATTTCGCTTTACAACTTTACTAATTCTATATCTCTCTTGTCAGACTTTTGCTCAAACAATAGAACCATTACGACAAAAAATACAAAAAATAGTTGCAACAAAAAATGCCACTATTGGAATTTCAATAATTGGAAATAATGCAAAAGATACTTTATCTATTAATGGAGACAAACACCTGCCAATGCAAAGTGTATATAAATTTCCTATTGCTCTAGCTGTACTTTCAGAAGTTGACAAAGGAAAATTATCTTTAAATCAAAAAATAAATATTACAAAAGAAGATTTACATCAAAATACATGGAGTCCTATTCGAGAAAAATATCCTAATGGAACAACATTATCGTTATCTGAGGTTATTAAATACACAGTATCTGACAGTGACAATATTGGTTGCGATATATTATTAAAACTCTTGGGAGGAACAAAAAAAGTTGAAGACTATTTCTACTCAATAAATTTTAAAAATATTTCAATAAAAGCAACAGAAGAAGAAATGCACAAAGAATGGAATGTGCAATTTCAAAACTGGATAACACCTAAAGCCGCAAGTGAGTTATTAGAATTATTTTATTATAACAAGAAAAAATTACTTTCTAAAGAAAGCCATAATTTTATTTGGAAAGTGATGTCAGAAACTTGGACAGGAAATAAAAGATTGAAAGGAAAATTGCCAATAGGAACAATTGTTGCTCACAAAACGGGAACTTCAGATACAAACAGTGAAGGATTAACTCCAGCAGTAAATGACATTGGTATTGTATTTACAAAAAATGGACACTTTTTTATTAACATTTTTGTAACAAACTCAAAAGAAAGTACAGAAACAAACGAAAAAATAATTGCTGATATTGCAAAACTAACTTGGGATTATTTCGAAGCAAAAAACAAATAA
- a CDS encoding glycosyl-4,4'-diaponeurosporenoate acyltransferase CrtO family protein has translation MIKYLTFGVSVSFISWIIGMIFNGIIMKTEYYKKISNLNFIENKNIGIEYFKWIVKNTFFKFFNQKIKLTNKTELVEIRKEMTIAEISHLIGFIFVTVIAIYKSISHNYLFGLTIMFVNILMNLYPSLLQQENKRRIDKLIKRKKNTILHLRDETPN, from the coding sequence ATGATTAAATATTTGACATTCGGAGTATCAGTATCATTTATCTCTTGGATAATTGGAATGATTTTTAATGGTATTATAATGAAAACTGAATACTACAAAAAAATATCAAACCTAAATTTTATTGAGAATAAAAATATTGGGATTGAATACTTTAAATGGATTGTAAAAAATACCTTTTTCAAATTCTTCAATCAAAAAATTAAGTTGACTAATAAAACCGAATTGGTTGAAATACGAAAAGAGATGACAATTGCTGAAATAAGTCATCTAATTGGATTTATATTTGTAACTGTTATTGCCATATATAAAAGTATTTCTCACAACTATTTATTTGGATTAACAATAATGTTTGTAAATATTTTAATGAATTTATATCCTTCATTATTGCAACAAGAGAACAAAAGACGAATTGACAAACTTATCAAAAGGAAAAAAAATACTATACTACATTTAAGAGATGAAACCCCAAATTAA
- a CDS encoding SulP family inorganic anion transporter, which produces MQKVLNLFDFKQKVDYRTEILAGLTVAMTMIPESLSFAILAGFPPLVGLYGAFIMGLITAVLGGRPGLISGGAGATVIVLIALMKSNGLEYVFAAVAMAGIIQIIVGLLKLGKFIRLVPQPVMFGFVNGLAVIIFMSQLEQFKTVINGNKEWLTGSPLFIMAGLVALTIAIILILPKFTKAIPASLVAIIVVFAVVLVFNIDTKQVIDIASVSGSLPPFHIPEIPFTLETLKIILPYGLIMAAVGLTEGLLTLNLVDEITGTKGNSNRECLAQGTANIANGFFFGMGGCPMIAQTLVNLSSGSRARLSGIVAALTILVIILVGAPVIELLPMAALTGVMIMVAIGTFEWASFKAFTKMPKHDIFVMLVVTLITVFLHNLALAVLIGVIISALVFAWESAKRIRARKYIDENGVKHYELYGPLFFGSTTAFSEKFDVQNDPSEVIIDFAESRITDMSAIDAVNKITERYAAVGKKVHLKHLSNDCVELLKNAEAIIDVNIMEDPTYKVVPGK; this is translated from the coding sequence ATGCAAAAAGTACTCAATCTATTCGATTTTAAACAAAAAGTAGATTACAGAACCGAAATTTTAGCCGGATTAACAGTGGCTATGACTATGATTCCCGAATCATTATCTTTTGCTATCCTAGCAGGCTTCCCTCCTCTTGTAGGATTATATGGTGCTTTTATCATGGGATTAATCACTGCTGTTTTAGGTGGACGTCCTGGATTAATTTCTGGTGGTGCTGGTGCTACAGTTATTGTTTTAATTGCTTTAATGAAATCCAATGGTTTAGAATATGTTTTTGCTGCGGTAGCCATGGCTGGAATCATCCAAATTATAGTTGGTTTACTAAAACTTGGTAAGTTTATCCGATTAGTACCACAACCCGTAATGTTTGGATTTGTTAATGGATTAGCCGTTATCATTTTTATGTCTCAATTGGAACAATTCAAAACAGTTATCAATGGAAATAAAGAATGGTTAACAGGTTCTCCTCTCTTTATTATGGCAGGATTAGTAGCTCTAACAATTGCCATAATTTTAATTTTACCAAAATTTACAAAAGCTATTCCAGCTTCTTTAGTCGCTATTATAGTGGTTTTTGCAGTAGTACTAGTTTTTAATATTGATACAAAACAAGTTATAGATATTGCCTCTGTAAGTGGAAGCTTACCTCCTTTTCATATTCCTGAAATTCCATTTACATTAGAAACATTAAAGATTATATTACCTTATGGATTAATCATGGCGGCAGTTGGTTTAACAGAAGGCTTATTAACCTTAAATTTAGTCGATGAAATCACTGGAACAAAAGGAAATAGCAACCGTGAATGTTTAGCGCAAGGAACCGCTAATATTGCCAATGGTTTTTTCTTTGGAATGGGTGGTTGTCCTATGATTGCCCAAACTTTAGTCAACTTATCATCAGGATCAAGAGCTAGATTATCAGGAATAGTAGCGGCTTTAACCATTTTAGTAATTATCCTAGTAGGTGCACCTGTAATTGAATTATTACCTATGGCTGCTTTAACAGGCGTTATGATTATGGTTGCCATTGGAACTTTTGAATGGGCTAGTTTTAAAGCCTTTACCAAAATGCCAAAACATGATATCTTCGTAATGCTTGTAGTAACATTAATTACTGTTTTTTTACACAATTTAGCTTTAGCCGTTTTAATTGGAGTAATAATTTCAGCTTTAGTATTTGCTTGGGAAAGTGCGAAACGCATTCGTGCTAGAAAATATATCGATGAAAATGGAGTCAAACACTATGAATTATACGGACCTTTATTTTTTGGTTCGACAACCGCTTTTTCAGAAAAATTTGATGTACAAAACGATCCAAGTGAAGTAATTATCGATTTTGCAGAAAGTAGAATTACAGATATGAGTGCCATTGATGCAGTTAACAAAATTACAGAACGCTATGCTGCTGTTGGTAAAAAAGTACATCTAAAACACTTAAGTAATGACTGCGTAGAATTACTTAAAAATGCAGAAGCCATTATCGATGTAAATATTATGGAAGATCCTACTTATAAGGTAGTTCCTGGAAAATAG
- a CDS encoding protein-glutamine glutaminase family protein — MKKNLLKLTLLLGLAIVLGSCNNEQEKNPQEVNPQTSDDYIIGLIKKCDDCEVSTSKTFFYCGIKAGASYVENDSPYLNDIKESISNGTPIKIYFDENEPERIISVVKISNSEEKNWNLNVKYDETPFKTIEDLNRKVSTQKASSFDFTTTEAVNFFNAMKNKSCAINNQNLCIPFQYANDGCYARAHMMRQHMNYASKDCYKIFAYGNLKVNTSSTGVCGIAWRYHVAPLISVNGVWNVIDPSLFNQPVTITTWLNKMKYNGGTVATTSYQNSSVYYYDYVSNYTQYDNNYTDTYSTLANYRYRQTSCSF; from the coding sequence ATGAAAAAAAATCTTTTAAAGCTAACCTTACTATTAGGTTTGGCAATTGTACTAGGATCCTGTAACAATGAACAGGAAAAGAATCCTCAAGAAGTAAATCCACAAACTTCTGATGATTATATAATAGGTCTAATCAAAAAGTGTGACGATTGTGAAGTTTCAACTTCCAAAACTTTTTTTTATTGTGGAATAAAAGCGGGTGCTTCTTATGTAGAAAATGATAGCCCATATCTTAATGATATTAAAGAAAGTATTTCAAACGGAACTCCAATTAAAATTTATTTTGATGAAAATGAGCCAGAAAGAATAATTTCTGTAGTTAAAATTTCAAATAGTGAAGAAAAGAATTGGAATTTAAATGTGAAATATGATGAAACACCATTTAAAACTATTGAGGATTTAAATAGGAAGGTTTCAACTCAAAAAGCTTCTAGTTTTGATTTCACAACAACTGAAGCAGTCAACTTTTTTAATGCTATGAAAAATAAAAGTTGTGCTATAAACAATCAAAATTTGTGTATTCCATTTCAATATGCAAATGATGGTTGTTATGCAAGAGCCCACATGATGAGACAACACATGAATTATGCTAGTAAAGATTGTTATAAGATTTTTGCTTATGGAAATTTAAAAGTAAATACTTCGTCTACTGGAGTATGTGGTATTGCATGGAGGTATCATGTAGCTCCTTTAATTTCTGTTAATGGTGTTTGGAATGTAATTGACCCTTCTTTATTTAATCAACCTGTAACCATTACAACTTGGTTGAATAAAATGAAATATAACGGAGGTACTGTTGCTACAACAAGTTATCAAAATTCTAGCGTGTATTATTATGATTATGTTTCAAATTATACACAATATGATAATAACTATACAGATACTTATAGTACTTTGGCTAATTATAGATATAGACAAACTAGCTGTTCTTTTTAA
- the coaD gene encoding pantetheine-phosphate adenylyltransferase, which produces MRKAIFPGSFDPITNGHFDIIKRGVSLFDEIIVAIGVNAEKKYMFSLEERKHFIEEAFKDEPKVRVITYQGLTIDLCKKENAEFILRGLRNPADFEFEKAIAHTNRSLSKIETVFLLTAARTSYISSSIVRDVLRNGGDITKLVPQSVIVKK; this is translated from the coding sequence ATGAGAAAAGCTATTTTCCCTGGATCTTTTGACCCTATAACTAACGGACATTTTGATATTATTAAACGTGGTGTTTCACTATTTGACGAAATAATTGTTGCAATAGGTGTAAATGCTGAAAAAAAATACATGTTTTCACTTGAAGAACGCAAACACTTTATAGAAGAAGCCTTTAAAGACGAACCCAAAGTAAGAGTAATTACTTATCAAGGACTTACTATAGATTTGTGCAAAAAAGAAAATGCCGAATTTATTTTAAGAGGACTTCGAAATCCAGCCGATTTTGAATTTGAAAAAGCAATTGCACATACTAATAGAAGTTTATCGAAAATTGAAACCGTTTTCCTTTTAACGGCTGCTCGCACTTCTTATATTTCATCTAGTATTGTGAGAGATGTTCTGAGAAACGGTGGAGATATAACCAAACTAGTTCCTCAATCGGTAATTGTTAAAAAGTAA
- a CDS encoding D-alanine--D-alanine ligase, giving the protein MKNVAIIMGGYSSEYKISLTSGGVVYNNLNKEKYNAFPIHILKEKWVCVKENIEYPIDKNDFTTTINGEKIFFDVVFNAIHGTPGEDGLMQAYFELLKMPHTSCDYYQAALTFNKRDLLSVLKPYGIKTATSHYLNLGDEINVDEILKTIGLPCFIKPNKSGSSFGISKVKTIEEFLPAIEIAYKEDNEIIIESFLDGTEVSVGVIKYKGETKVLPITEIVSDNDFFDYEAKYLGQSQEITPARISDELKHKIETVAKKAYEVLKMKGFSRSEFIIVNNEPHMLEMNTVPGLTNESILPQQANEAGISLAQLFENAIEEALKN; this is encoded by the coding sequence ATGAAAAACGTTGCAATTATAATGGGTGGCTATTCAAGCGAATATAAAATCTCATTAACAAGCGGTGGTGTTGTATATAATAATTTGAACAAAGAAAAATATAATGCATTCCCAATACATATCTTAAAAGAAAAATGGGTTTGTGTAAAAGAAAATATTGAATATCCTATTGATAAAAACGACTTTACTACTACAATTAATGGTGAAAAAATATTTTTTGATGTGGTTTTTAATGCGATTCATGGTACACCAGGTGAAGATGGATTAATGCAAGCCTATTTTGAGTTATTAAAAATGCCTCATACATCTTGCGATTATTATCAAGCAGCTCTAACCTTTAACAAACGTGATTTATTATCTGTTTTAAAACCATACGGAATAAAAACAGCTACTTCGCATTATTTAAATTTAGGTGATGAAATAAATGTTGATGAAATTTTAAAAACCATTGGATTACCTTGCTTTATTAAACCAAATAAATCAGGATCAAGTTTTGGAATTTCAAAAGTAAAAACAATTGAAGAATTTTTACCTGCAATTGAAATAGCCTACAAAGAAGATAATGAAATTATTATAGAAAGTTTTTTAGATGGTACTGAAGTTTCTGTAGGTGTTATCAAGTACAAAGGAGAGACCAAAGTATTACCTATAACCGAAATTGTATCTGACAACGATTTCTTTGATTATGAAGCCAAATATTTAGGGCAATCACAAGAAATTACTCCTGCAAGAATTTCTGACGAATTGAAACATAAAATAGAAACTGTTGCAAAAAAAGCGTATGAAGTTCTAAAAATGAAAGGCTTTTCTCGTAGTGAATTTATCATTGTTAACAATGAACCTCACATGCTAGAAATGAATACTGTTCCTGGACTAACTAATGAAAGTATTTTACCTCAACAAGCTAATGAAGCTGGAATTTCATTAGCCCAACTTTTTGAAAATGCTATTGAAGAAGCCTTAAAAAATTAA
- a CDS encoding PASTA domain-containing protein — protein MSVIHFLKSKSFFIQLAIAFTIVIVLGFLLIQFLDFKTNHGEEITVPDLSKMQITIADEKLKELGLELLLLDTVDYRKDMPPYSVVEQDPRAATTVKNGRKIYVKINSGGFTEVILPPFKDKTYRQISANLKSLGLKEGRVTYRNYIAKDVVLSISSGGKNLNAGDKIKKNSTVNFVLGDGKDVFDGTNLGEMPSIENDSI, from the coding sequence ATGAGTGTTATACATTTTTTAAAGAGCAAATCGTTTTTTATACAATTAGCTATAGCTTTTACTATAGTAATTGTATTAGGTTTTTTATTAATACAATTTTTAGATTTTAAAACGAATCATGGTGAAGAGATTACAGTTCCAGATTTGTCTAAGATGCAAATTACAATTGCAGATGAAAAATTAAAAGAATTAGGGCTAGAATTATTGCTTTTAGATACAGTAGATTATAGAAAAGATATGCCTCCTTATTCCGTAGTGGAACAAGATCCTAGAGCGGCAACAACAGTTAAAAATGGAAGAAAAATATATGTTAAAATAAATTCTGGAGGTTTTACAGAAGTTATATTGCCTCCATTTAAAGATAAAACATATCGTCAAATTAGTGCTAATTTGAAGTCATTAGGATTAAAAGAAGGAAGAGTTACGTATCGAAATTATATTGCAAAAGATGTTGTTTTGAGTATTTCTTCTGGAGGAAAAAATCTTAATGCAGGAGATAAGATAAAGAAGAATTCTACGGTTAATTTTGTTTTAGGAGATGGAAAAGATGTTTTTGATGGAACAAATTTAGGAGAAATGCCATCTATAGAAAACGATTCAATATAA
- a CDS encoding RluA family pseudouridine synthase has product MSDKNVEEIDDDLHEHYRFEVSKGQQALRIDKFLMNLIENSTRSKIQKAADSGNIFVNDNVVKSNYKVKPDDVVTVMLEHPPYEHLLVGENIPLDIIYEDDQLIVVNKPAGMVVHPGHGNYSGTLVNALAYHFDNLPMNSSERPGLVHRIDKDTSGLLVVAKTELAMDYLSKQFAAKTSEREYVGIVWGDIKEEEGTIEGNIDRHPTNRMQMTVYPDGEQGKPAVTHYKVLERLGYVTVVSCKLETGRTHQIRVHMKYIGHTLFNDERYGGNLILKGTTFTKYKQFVDNCFKVLPRQALHAKTLGFEHPVTKEFMRFDTEVPTDMQECIEKWRVYSKAQTFTEE; this is encoded by the coding sequence ATGAGTGATAAAAATGTAGAGGAAATTGATGACGATTTGCATGAGCATTATCGTTTTGAGGTGTCAAAAGGACAACAAGCTTTGCGTATTGATAAATTTTTAATGAATTTAATTGAAAATTCAACACGAAGTAAAATTCAGAAAGCAGCCGATTCGGGAAATATTTTTGTAAATGATAATGTTGTAAAATCAAATTATAAGGTAAAGCCAGATGATGTAGTGACTGTAATGTTAGAACATCCACCTTATGAACATTTATTAGTAGGTGAAAATATACCTTTAGATATTATTTATGAAGACGACCAACTCATTGTAGTAAATAAACCAGCAGGAATGGTAGTTCATCCAGGTCATGGTAATTATTCTGGAACTTTAGTAAATGCATTAGCTTATCATTTTGATAATTTACCAATGAATAGTTCTGAGCGTCCTGGTTTAGTTCATAGAATTGACAAAGATACTTCAGGGTTGTTAGTAGTTGCTAAAACTGAGCTTGCAATGGATTATTTATCGAAACAGTTTGCTGCTAAAACATCAGAAAGAGAATATGTAGGAATTGTTTGGGGAGATATTAAGGAAGAAGAAGGGACTATAGAAGGAAATATTGATAGACATCCAACAAATAGAATGCAAATGACGGTTTATCCTGATGGAGAACAAGGAAAACCAGCAGTTACGCATTATAAAGTTTTAGAACGTTTAGGGTATGTTACGGTTGTTTCTTGTAAGTTAGAAACAGGTAGAACACATCAAATAAGAGTGCATATGAAATATATTGGCCATACTTTGTTTAATGATGAGCGTTATGGCGGTAATTTAATTTTAAAAGGAACAACTTTTACAAAATATAAGCAGTTTGTGGATAATTGTTTTAAAGTGTTACCTAGGCAGGCATTACATGCTAAGACATTAGGGTTTGAGCATCCTGTAACTAAAGAGTTTATGCGTTTTGATACCGAAGTTCCTACTGATATGCAAGAATGTATAGAAAAATGGAGAGTGTATTCTAAAGCACAAACTTTTACTGAGGAATAA
- a CDS encoding S41 family peptidase produces MKKTILYLLISVNYFNFSFSQEKKATKDLKKDLEIIRDITLQLSTKLTKEDKINLNNFFEVKASELKKDSLTIIDFFNFIFDSKINSKFDEHAAFNIPEDVMMPFLKNNTVFPIPIKVINKKLIVNSKKTSIPYGSIIESINDVNISDLYKKLMREGEHETYDYKMFESQFSLVYLLRIGNPNQFKITYRKSLNDSQILKTTIDGIKIEDYLNVMNNERIYPLHRKELRNQINTNYFTDSNTYYLQFNSFNWIESETENSYLEFNKLLDSTFNDIKHKKTENLIIDLRFNSGGNIEIPALLYSYIAKSPFIDNVIGKINHFNFPHTEHIIAASEVVIDENNTLPGFIEYIKQGAEKIGDQYIIKYIDNKTINPKENAFKGNVYLLIGGNTISASAYFSSQFKLNQRGEIIGEQIGGSHHEITAGYSLEYKLPTSNLTMTIPILVLSLSDEVYKKVPEKKITPNVTLSEKTRYNYFIKEEDPEIMETLKIINKK; encoded by the coding sequence ATGAAAAAAACAATCCTATATCTATTAATTTCAGTAAACTACTTCAACTTTAGTTTTTCACAAGAAAAGAAAGCTACAAAAGATCTAAAAAAAGATTTAGAAATAATTAGAGATATAACATTACAACTATCTACTAAATTAACTAAAGAAGATAAAATAAATTTAAACAACTTCTTTGAAGTTAAAGCATCAGAATTAAAAAAAGACTCATTAACCATTATAGATTTTTTTAATTTCATTTTTGATTCTAAAATCAATTCAAAATTTGATGAACATGCAGCATTCAATATTCCTGAAGATGTAATGATGCCATTTTTAAAGAACAATACTGTTTTTCCTATTCCTATAAAAGTAATAAATAAGAAACTAATTGTCAATTCTAAAAAAACAAGCATACCATATGGTAGTATTATAGAAAGCATTAATGATGTTAACATTTCAGATTTATATAAAAAATTAATGAGAGAAGGTGAACACGAAACATACGATTACAAAATGTTTGAAAGCCAATTTTCTTTAGTCTATTTATTACGAATTGGAAACCCAAATCAATTTAAAATTACTTATAGAAAATCATTGAATGATTCACAAATTTTAAAAACAACAATTGATGGAATTAAAATTGAAGATTACTTAAATGTTATGAATAATGAGAGAATTTATCCTTTACATAGAAAAGAACTAAGAAATCAAATCAACACTAATTATTTTACAGATTCAAATACATATTATCTACAATTCAATTCGTTTAACTGGATAGAAAGTGAAACAGAAAACTCTTATCTTGAATTTAATAAACTTTTAGATTCAACCTTTAATGATATAAAACATAAAAAAACGGAAAATTTAATTATAGATTTAAGATTCAATTCTGGCGGAAACATAGAAATACCTGCTTTATTATATTCTTATATTGCTAAATCTCCATTTATTGATAACGTAATAGGTAAAATTAATCATTTTAATTTCCCACATACTGAGCATATTATAGCAGCTAGTGAAGTAGTAATAGATGAAAACAATACATTACCTGGCTTTATTGAATATATAAAACAAGGAGCAGAAAAAATTGGAGATCAATACATCATAAAGTATATTGATAATAAAACTATAAACCCTAAAGAAAATGCTTTTAAAGGAAACGTTTATTTGTTAATAGGTGGAAATACAATATCTGCTTCAGCTTACTTTTCTTCTCAATTTAAATTAAATCAAAGAGGTGAAATTATTGGAGAACAAATAGGCGGTTCTCATCATGAAATAACAGCAGGTTACTCTCTTGAATATAAATTACCTACTTCAAATTTAACAATGACAATTCCTATACTTGTTTTATCGCTTTCAGACGAAGTTTACAAAAAAGTTCCTGAAAAAAAAATCACTCCTAATGTTACACTATCTGAAAAAACGCGATACAATTATTTTATAAAAGAAGAAGACCCTGAAATAATGGAAACATTAAAAATCATAAACAAAAAATAA
- a CDS encoding class I SAM-dependent methyltransferase translates to MNSKRITSSFRDPSGYVFLDEDLIKRVIHPIYFEQYNKLTDKGFYTELFKKKYLIPHSEISKSNKEIIINAEKIPFISYPYEWSFLQYKHAALLTLKIQKLCLENNFTLKDASAFNITFHNGKPIFIDSLSFDFYQENKPWLAYKQFITHFLGPLVLSHYYGLDFLKTLSSEIDGISLKKLSKLLPIKSYCSPTILTNIHLLAKYDTKYAKTNKEVKSVTSKKSQLKLIDSLYIFIQNLKQKNHTEWDNYYNQTNYNQTSYQKKKDLTYEWLQSINGKKIIDIGGNDGTFSRELLNDLDFAIVPDIDPNAVEQNYKKILKNKEKKNIPLVIDILNPSSNYGFNNQERFSFIKRIKTTKLDGCLALAVIHHISLSGNIPFQMSASFFAELAPELLLEFPTREDSWVKFLLESKRGFKEHFHFYNETNFEKEYTIYFDIIRKESITESNRILYFLKRKTFTFNEFEI, encoded by the coding sequence ATGAATTCAAAAAGAATAACTTCTTCTTTTAGAGATCCTTCTGGATATGTTTTTCTTGATGAAGATTTAATTAAAAGAGTCATACATCCTATTTATTTTGAGCAATATAATAAGCTTACTGATAAAGGGTTTTATACTGAATTATTTAAAAAAAAATACTTAATCCCTCATTCAGAAATTTCTAAATCTAACAAAGAAATAATTATAAATGCAGAAAAAATTCCTTTTATTAGTTACCCATATGAATGGAGTTTTCTACAATATAAGCATGCTGCATTATTAACTTTAAAAATACAAAAACTTTGCCTAGAAAATAATTTTACATTAAAAGATGCATCAGCGTTTAATATTACTTTTCACAATGGAAAACCAATTTTCATTGATAGCTTATCATTTGATTTCTATCAAGAAAATAAACCTTGGCTTGCATATAAACAATTCATCACTCATTTTTTAGGTCCTTTAGTTTTAAGTCATTACTATGGATTAGATTTTCTAAAAACATTGTCTAGCGAAATTGATGGAATCTCATTAAAAAAACTTTCAAAATTATTGCCCATAAAAAGTTATTGTAGTCCTACAATTTTAACAAATATTCATTTATTAGCAAAATATGATACAAAATATGCTAAAACAAATAAAGAAGTTAAGAGCGTCACTTCAAAAAAATCTCAATTAAAATTAATAGATTCATTGTACATTTTTATACAAAACTTAAAACAAAAGAATCATACAGAGTGGGATAATTATTATAATCAAACTAATTATAATCAAACTTCTTATCAAAAGAAAAAGGATTTAACATATGAGTGGTTACAATCAATAAATGGTAAAAAAATTATTGATATTGGAGGGAATGATGGCACTTTTTCTAGAGAACTCTTAAATGATTTGGATTTTGCAATTGTCCCAGATATTGACCCAAATGCTGTTGAACAAAACTATAAAAAAATACTTAAAAATAAAGAGAAAAAAAATATTCCACTTGTTATTGATATTTTAAACCCTTCTTCTAACTATGGATTTAATAATCAAGAACGTTTTTCATTTATTAAACGAATAAAAACAACAAAATTAGACGGATGCTTGGCATTAGCAGTAATACATCATATTAGTCTTTCTGGGAATATTCCATTTCAAATGTCAGCTTCTTTTTTTGCAGAATTAGCGCCAGAATTACTTCTTGAATTTCCTACAAGAGAAGATTCATGGGTAAAGTTTCTTTTAGAAAGTAAAAGAGGTTTTAAAGAACATTTTCATTTTTATAATGAAACTAATTTTGAAAAAGAATATACAATTTATTTTGACATTATAAGAAAAGAATCGATTACTGAATCAAATAGAATTTTATATTTTTTAAAACGTAAAACATTTACTTTCAATGAGTTTGAAATCTAA
- a CDS encoding c-type cytochrome: MKIAHITKFINKIIFLSSSFLAITIGISYLIYKNNTSHYFVCGNTESTMICGTMSQNYSENAIKGKELFNSNCAACHSLDRNMTGPALRNLQLKYEKCSEEFWFHFITKEDSLIKINNSDLKYLTQYSDYEYNHNFNLSKEEYGFLLDYLE, translated from the coding sequence TTGAAAATAGCACACATTACAAAATTCATAAATAAAATTATATTCTTATCTAGTTCTTTTCTAGCTATAACAATTGGTATTTCATATCTAATTTATAAAAATAACACTTCACATTATTTTGTTTGTGGAAATACAGAATCCACTATGATTTGTGGTACTATGTCACAAAATTACTCAGAAAATGCAATCAAAGGAAAAGAGTTATTTAACAGCAATTGTGCAGCTTGTCACAGTTTAGATAGAAACATGACTGGACCTGCACTTAGAAATTTACAATTAAAATATGAGAAATGTTCCGAAGAATTTTGGTTTCATTTTATTACAAAGGAAGATTCTTTAATCAAAATAAACAATTCAGATTTAAAATATTTAACCCAATATTCTGATTATGAATACAATCATAATTTTAATTTATCAAAAGAAGAATATGGATTTTTGTTAGACTATTTAGAATGA